A window of Hydrogenophilus thermoluteolus genomic DNA:
CGAACGAACCGACCATAGACCCGCTCGACGCGGTGATATTTCTTGTCTTTCTCTTCTTTCTCTTGTTTGCGTTCGCCACTGATCGAAAGCACCCCGTTTTCCAACGTCACATGGACGTCGTCCTTCGCAAGGCCGGGCAAATCGGCTTTGATCAGATAGCCGTTTTCGTTCTCCTCGATATCGACGAGCGGCGCCCAGTCAGCCATCCGCATCGCTTCCTGCCCTTCGCTGCTCGGCACGAGCGAACGGCTCATCAACGCCGCCAGTCGATTTTGCAGTTCTTCCAGTTCCCGAAACGGATTCCATGGCAT
This region includes:
- a CDS encoding Hsp20/alpha crystallin family protein, which gives rise to MTTRIMPWNPFRELEELQNRLAALMSRSLVPSSEGQEAMRMADWAPLVDIEENENGYLIKADLPGLAKDDVHVTLENGVLSISGERKQEKEEKDKKYHRVERVYGRFVRSFTLPEDADPDQISAQFKDGVLEVRIGKSEAVKPKRIEIKG